A window of Synechococcus sp. MEDNS5 contains these coding sequences:
- the lptC gene encoding LPS export ABC transporter periplasmic protein LptC: MALLTRHAWLSSCLLAGLPFLGGCADENTPVAVEAPPFVFRSLELEQKASNGQRQWSLSSPEARYELNKRLVRARRPVGLLFRNGKPSFRIQSDLAQVINDGEKILLEGNVKLQQLTGAKLLIQGDRLRWRPEQGVLTMEQRPRASDQESRISAREAELQQTTNELTLTGTVQLDRWSTADRSTPPDSFLRSGQAQWNLDSGQLKAKGPVLGQRRDQEGTVLEQLEGQSLDGNTLKGEITVQAPVILKIPREKGVLRAQATTWLFRDQIIRSAEPFEADLERTRITGDGFRADLGATTVDVNGACEIRQPGEVLEAERCRWNWNSEDVLAEGKVRLRRDENDQVTRAMRLEGTIGKEGRISFTAPGSKVQSEVRLPSEGKGGTPGSRPQPNPVSF; encoded by the coding sequence ATGGCCTTGCTTACACGCCATGCATGGCTTTCAAGCTGTCTACTGGCAGGCCTTCCCTTCCTTGGTGGTTGCGCGGATGAGAACACACCGGTCGCCGTCGAGGCGCCGCCTTTCGTGTTCCGTTCACTGGAGCTTGAACAGAAAGCCAGCAATGGTCAACGGCAATGGAGCTTGTCCAGCCCGGAAGCCCGTTACGAACTGAACAAACGCTTGGTTCGCGCTCGCAGGCCCGTTGGTCTCCTGTTTCGCAATGGAAAGCCATCGTTTCGGATTCAGTCCGATCTCGCCCAAGTGATCAACGATGGGGAAAAGATCCTGCTGGAAGGGAACGTCAAGCTTCAGCAACTCACCGGCGCGAAGCTGCTGATCCAGGGAGATCGACTGCGCTGGAGGCCTGAACAAGGCGTTCTGACCATGGAACAGCGGCCCCGAGCGTCGGATCAGGAGTCGCGTATTTCTGCCCGCGAAGCCGAACTTCAACAAACCACCAATGAACTCACGCTGACGGGCACCGTTCAACTCGACCGTTGGTCCACCGCCGACCGCAGTACCCCCCCTGACAGCTTTTTGCGCAGCGGTCAAGCCCAATGGAATTTGGATTCAGGACAGCTCAAAGCCAAGGGACCCGTTCTCGGTCAGCGCAGAGATCAGGAAGGAACCGTGCTCGAGCAACTCGAGGGCCAATCACTGGATGGAAACACTCTCAAAGGAGAGATCACCGTGCAAGCACCGGTGATTCTCAAAATCCCACGCGAGAAGGGTGTGCTCAGGGCCCAGGCAACAACCTGGTTGTTCCGGGATCAGATCATCCGCAGTGCAGAGCCGTTTGAGGCCGACCTCGAGCGCACCAGAATCACAGGTGATGGCTTCAGGGCGGATCTCGGCGCAACGACCGTCGATGTGAACGGGGCCTGTGAGATCCGTCAGCCGGGGGAAGTTTTGGAGGCTGAACGTTGCCGCTGGAACTGGAACAGTGAAGACGTCTTGGCCGAAGGGAAGGTTCGCTTGCGGCGAGACGAGAACGATCAGGTCACCCGAGCCATGCGGCTTGAGGGAACGATTGGCAAGGAGGGGCGAATTTCCTTCACCGCGCCTGGATCCAAGGTGCAATCGGAAGTCAGGCTCCCTTCTGAGGGAAAGGGTGGGACTCCTGGATCCCGTCCCCAACCGAATCCAGTGTCCTTCTGA
- the metG gene encoding methionine--tRNA ligase, translated as MTYSLTTPLYYVNAKPHLGSVYTTLACDALARFQRLEGQDVVFITGVDEHGQKIQRTAETQNISPADHCDRISALYSDLWARWDITNDRFVRTTSPRHLPLVQDFFQRCEAAGHIRTGHQEGWYCVDCEEFKDDPSDANNPDCPIHRKPLEWRDEENLFFCLSQFQERIETLIADPQFIAPTSRRREIENFVAGGLRDFSISRVNVSWGLPVPGHPGHTFYVWFDALLGYLTALLDDGGAANLDRLADVGWPADIHVIGKDILRFHAVYWPAMLMSAGLPVPKRVFGHGFLTREGQKMGKALGNVLDPETLLERCGTDAVRWYLLRDIQFGEDGDFQQQRFMDLVNNDLANTIGNLLNRTASMSRKWFDASLPPVSDGVRSDHPLKDTTEQTIVRVRQSIPALAFQNAAEAVLQLAIEANGYLNEQAPWSLMKQPGHEEKVGDDLYAVLECCRVIGLLLQPLVPGLSSRILAQLDQRPSEDCWTQALSWGQLEPGIGLPKPEPVMQRLELESPL; from the coding sequence ATGACCTACAGCCTCACAACGCCGCTCTATTACGTCAACGCCAAGCCCCACCTCGGAAGCGTGTACACCACGCTCGCCTGTGATGCGCTCGCTCGTTTTCAGCGGCTGGAAGGCCAAGACGTTGTGTTCATTACCGGTGTTGATGAACACGGCCAGAAGATTCAACGCACGGCCGAAACGCAGAACATCAGTCCTGCGGATCATTGCGATCGGATTTCCGCCTTGTACTCCGACCTCTGGGCGCGTTGGGACATCACCAATGATCGTTTCGTCCGCACTACAAGCCCCCGCCATCTTCCCCTGGTCCAGGACTTTTTTCAGCGCTGTGAAGCTGCAGGGCATATCCGCACCGGCCATCAGGAGGGCTGGTACTGCGTGGATTGTGAGGAATTCAAAGATGATCCCTCCGATGCCAACAATCCTGATTGCCCCATCCACCGCAAGCCGCTGGAATGGCGCGACGAGGAAAATCTGTTTTTCTGTCTCTCCCAGTTTCAGGAGCGCATTGAAACGCTGATTGCGGATCCTCAGTTCATCGCACCCACCAGCCGCCGTCGGGAGATTGAAAATTTCGTCGCAGGAGGGCTGCGTGATTTCTCCATTTCCCGGGTGAATGTGTCATGGGGACTACCCGTCCCCGGCCATCCGGGGCACACGTTCTATGTGTGGTTTGACGCCTTGCTCGGATACCTCACAGCGCTGCTGGATGACGGTGGGGCGGCGAACTTGGATCGCCTCGCAGACGTTGGCTGGCCTGCGGATATTCATGTGATCGGCAAGGACATCCTGCGCTTTCATGCGGTGTATTGGCCCGCCATGCTGATGTCTGCGGGATTGCCTGTTCCGAAACGCGTTTTCGGGCATGGTTTTCTCACCAGAGAGGGCCAGAAAATGGGCAAAGCGCTGGGGAATGTGCTGGATCCGGAAACCCTGCTGGAGCGTTGCGGGACCGATGCCGTGCGTTGGTATCTGCTGAGAGACATCCAATTTGGCGAAGACGGAGATTTTCAGCAGCAGAGATTTATGGATCTTGTGAACAACGATCTCGCCAACACGATCGGCAATCTCCTGAATCGAACTGCCTCGATGTCACGCAAGTGGTTCGATGCATCCCTTCCTCCTGTGTCGGATGGAGTTCGCTCTGACCATCCTCTGAAAGACACCACGGAACAAACGATTGTCCGCGTGCGGCAGTCGATCCCTGCACTGGCTTTTCAGAACGCGGCTGAAGCCGTGTTGCAACTGGCGATCGAAGCCAACGGTTATCTCAATGAACAAGCACCCTGGAGCCTGATGAAACAACCAGGCCACGAAGAGAAAGTGGGAGATGATCTCTATGCCGTTCTCGAATGCTGCAGGGTGATCGGCCTGTTGCTTCAACCACTGGTGCCAGGCCTCAGCTCCAGGATCCTGGCCCAGCTGGATCAGCGTCCAAGCGAGGATTGCTGGACCCAGGCGCTGAGCTGGGGCCAACTGGAGCCAGGCATCGGACTTCCGAAACCTGAGCCGGTGATGCAGCGACTTGAGCTTGAGTCCCCCCTCTGA
- a CDS encoding Mo-dependent nitrogenase C-terminal domain-containing protein, giving the protein MPSPIQRAEVRRVWLSALHQLALADDDFSEGERRALADHLSKTLPDADLNWDGLPPAQDSDLAEAFAEDRTLAEQFLRSAVVVSLADGHLSAMELDLLHHWADLLGCDQSPLKDLQPCDASTSARSIHPLEPLKQWLDALDPSDPAVAGFIVSLIPAQCPFERDIVLFGHKLVHIPPMCKLNPLYDQLVGLRFRCLGHLHEEQQLRICRKDSAPA; this is encoded by the coding sequence ATGCCATCCCCAATCCAACGCGCAGAGGTTCGGCGTGTCTGGTTGTCGGCCCTGCACCAACTGGCTCTGGCTGATGACGATTTCAGCGAAGGTGAGCGCAGAGCGCTGGCCGATCACCTTTCTAAAACTCTGCCTGACGCCGATCTCAACTGGGACGGCTTGCCCCCTGCTCAAGACAGTGATCTGGCCGAGGCTTTTGCGGAAGATCGGACCCTCGCCGAGCAGTTTCTTCGCTCTGCCGTTGTGGTGTCATTAGCCGATGGTCATCTCAGTGCGATGGAATTGGATCTGCTCCATCACTGGGCGGACCTGCTCGGCTGTGATCAGTCACCCCTGAAGGATTTGCAGCCGTGTGACGCTTCGACAAGCGCCCGGAGCATCCATCCGCTTGAACCCTTGAAGCAGTGGTTGGATGCGCTTGACCCCAGTGACCCGGCCGTCGCGGGCTTCATCGTGAGTCTGATCCCTGCGCAATGTCCGTTTGAGAGAGACATCGTGCTGTTTGGCCACAAACTCGTGCACATTCCGCCGATGTGCAAACTGAATCCGCTGTACGACCAACTCGTGGGGCTGCGCTTCCGCTGCCTGGGCCATCTCCACGAAGAACAACAACTGCGGATCTGCCGCAAAGACTCCGCCCCGGCATGA
- a CDS encoding FAD-dependent oxidoreductase — MSASLDTVDVLVWGGGTGGVAAAIQAARGGASTLLLTPGPWLGGMVSAAGVCCPDGNELSPWQTGLWGAFLRELERREPEGLDHNWVSCFGYRPTTAEQILQDWVRAEANLLWWPRCRLLEVEREGSLINALQVEIDAERRRVRCQVVIDGSDRGDLLPLAEAPFRFGWEAQEQWGEPSAPSRERLNSEAFFQDQPVQSPTWVVMGQLQSDHLQADPARGIDPAGRPQLPAPFEKACECFGLERTLTYGRLPGGLVMLNWPLHGNDWHWGLERAFGGDSQQEVDLYAEMQAHSLRFAEALREASGGWLQLGQAFPEESGSPAPWLAAMPYWREGRRLVGRATVLEQDLLPVGEGASCAALPRDSADALQSIAVGNYANDHHYPGPDWPLAPKSCRWGGRWTGTPFCIPFGALVSEEIDNLLAADKAISTSHMANGATRLQPLVLNVGQAAGAAAALSVAQAIPPANCPVHQLQERLITDQTAPSAVVPNWHLAWNHPFWKAPQHRALPGALALGEGERTGAHATSRDTDCVLRGRIHPCADGGFRLETTDGDHWPVITLEPSVQAWMTTVKGPTPTALRGTLNPWGPWLRVTGFG; from the coding sequence ATGAGCGCTTCCCTCGACACAGTCGATGTGCTCGTTTGGGGCGGCGGCACCGGTGGTGTAGCTGCTGCGATTCAGGCCGCACGGGGTGGTGCCTCCACGCTTCTGCTGACACCTGGCCCATGGCTCGGGGGGATGGTGAGCGCAGCTGGAGTGTGCTGCCCGGATGGCAACGAACTATCGCCCTGGCAAACGGGGCTTTGGGGGGCTTTCCTGCGGGAGTTGGAGCGGCGTGAACCGGAAGGGCTGGATCACAATTGGGTGAGCTGCTTCGGCTACCGGCCCACAACGGCAGAGCAGATCTTGCAGGACTGGGTGAGGGCCGAGGCCAATCTGCTCTGGTGGCCCCGTTGCCGCTTGCTGGAGGTGGAGCGGGAAGGATCGCTGATCAATGCCCTGCAGGTTGAGATCGATGCTGAACGCCGGCGCGTGCGTTGCCAGGTGGTGATCGATGGCAGCGACCGCGGTGATCTGCTGCCGTTGGCAGAGGCTCCCTTCCGCTTCGGCTGGGAGGCGCAGGAGCAGTGGGGTGAACCCAGCGCCCCAAGCCGGGAGCGCCTCAATTCAGAGGCCTTTTTCCAGGATCAGCCGGTGCAATCGCCCACCTGGGTGGTGATGGGCCAGCTGCAAAGCGATCACCTGCAGGCGGATCCAGCCCGCGGAATCGATCCCGCTGGCAGGCCCCAGCTTCCGGCTCCTTTTGAGAAGGCCTGTGAGTGCTTCGGCCTGGAGCGCACCCTCACCTATGGGCGCCTGCCCGGTGGCTTGGTGATGCTCAACTGGCCCTTGCATGGCAACGATTGGCACTGGGGGCTGGAACGGGCCTTTGGCGGAGACTCCCAGCAGGAAGTGGACCTGTATGCAGAGATGCAGGCCCACAGTCTCCGGTTTGCCGAAGCCCTGAGGGAGGCGAGCGGCGGCTGGCTTCAGCTCGGCCAGGCTTTTCCCGAGGAATCAGGCAGTCCGGCTCCCTGGCTGGCGGCCATGCCTTACTGGCGCGAGGGGCGGCGCTTGGTGGGGCGCGCCACAGTGCTCGAGCAGGACCTGTTGCCGGTTGGCGAGGGTGCCTCGTGTGCTGCCTTGCCCCGCGACTCAGCCGATGCGCTGCAGTCGATCGCGGTGGGCAACTACGCCAATGACCATCACTATCCCGGGCCTGATTGGCCCCTGGCACCCAAGAGCTGCCGTTGGGGTGGGCGCTGGACGGGCACACCGTTCTGCATTCCGTTTGGCGCGCTGGTCAGTGAAGAGATCGATAATTTGTTAGCGGCCGACAAGGCGATCAGCACCAGCCATATGGCGAATGGCGCCACCCGCCTTCAACCGTTGGTTTTAAATGTGGGCCAGGCGGCAGGAGCTGCAGCGGCCCTGTCGGTTGCCCAGGCCATTCCACCGGCGAACTGTCCGGTGCATCAGCTGCAGGAGCGATTGATCACTGATCAAACGGCACCCTCGGCAGTGGTTCCGAACTGGCACTTGGCCTGGAACCATCCGTTTTGGAAAGCCCCGCAGCACCGTGCACTGCCTGGCGCTTTGGCGCTGGGTGAAGGGGAGAGAACTGGCGCACATGCCACTTCCAGAGACACGGATTGTGTGCTGAGGGGACGTATTCATCCCTGCGCAGATGGAGGGTTTCGACTGGAGACCACCGATGGGGATCACTGGCCTGTGATCACCCTTGAACCATCGGTTCAGGCCTGGATGACCACCGTGAAGGGGCCAACGCCCACGGCCTTGCGAGGAACGCTCAACCCATGGGGGCCCTGGCTGAGGGTGACTGGCTTTGGTTGA
- the ilvD gene encoding dihydroxy-acid dehydratase, producing MLRSDAVTKGIQRSPNRAMLRAVGFGDQDFGKPIIGIANGYSTITPCNVGLDDLARRAEEAARLAGGMPQTFGTITVSDGISMGTEGMKYSLVSREVIADAIETACNGQSMDGVLAVGGCDKNMPGAMLAMARMNIPAIFVYGGTIKPGKLGGCDLTVVSAFEAVGQITSGKIDEEQLTAIEKNACPGAGSCGGMFTANTMSAAIETMGLSLPRSSTMAAEDEEKADSAARSAEVLVQAIQSGIRPLDLMTREAFENAISVIMAVGGSTNSVLHLLAIARTAGVELAIDDFEQIRQRVPVICDLKPSGRYVTVDLHRAGGIPQVMKLLLDAGLLHGDCRTIEGKTLRELLADVPSTPRADQDVIRPLFNPLYAKGHLAILKGNLASEGAVAKISGVKNPVITGPARVFESEETCLEAILDNQIQAGDVVVVRNEGPVGGPGMREMLSPTSAIVGQGLLDKVALITDGRFSGGSYGLVIGHVAPEAAVGGTIGLIKEGDSITVDANQLLLQLNVDDTELTRRRNAWVPPTPKYRTGILGKYARLVSSSSQGAVTDQP from the coding sequence ATGCTCCGCTCCGATGCCGTCACCAAAGGGATCCAGCGCTCACCCAACCGGGCGATGCTGCGGGCCGTGGGTTTCGGCGATCAGGACTTTGGCAAGCCGATCATCGGCATCGCCAACGGCTACAGCACGATCACGCCCTGCAACGTGGGGCTCGATGACTTAGCCCGGCGTGCCGAAGAGGCGGCCCGACTGGCTGGCGGAATGCCGCAGACCTTCGGAACCATCACCGTCAGCGACGGCATCTCGATGGGAACCGAGGGGATGAAATATTCCCTGGTGAGCCGGGAAGTGATCGCTGACGCCATCGAAACGGCCTGCAATGGCCAGAGCATGGATGGCGTTTTGGCTGTCGGCGGCTGTGACAAAAACATGCCTGGGGCCATGCTCGCGATGGCGAGGATGAACATCCCAGCGATCTTCGTGTACGGCGGCACCATCAAGCCGGGAAAACTGGGCGGCTGCGACCTCACCGTGGTGAGTGCTTTTGAAGCGGTGGGTCAGATCACCAGCGGCAAGATCGACGAAGAGCAGCTCACGGCCATTGAGAAAAATGCCTGCCCCGGTGCTGGCAGCTGCGGCGGCATGTTCACCGCCAACACCATGAGCGCCGCCATCGAAACGATGGGGCTCAGCCTTCCCCGCAGCTCCACGATGGCCGCTGAAGATGAGGAAAAGGCCGACAGCGCAGCCAGATCGGCCGAGGTGTTGGTGCAGGCCATCCAATCCGGCATCCGCCCCCTCGACCTGATGACCCGAGAGGCCTTCGAAAATGCCATCAGCGTGATCATGGCGGTGGGTGGCTCCACCAATTCCGTGCTGCATCTGCTCGCCATTGCCCGCACGGCCGGCGTTGAACTGGCCATCGACGACTTTGAACAGATCCGCCAACGCGTTCCGGTGATCTGTGATCTCAAACCCAGTGGCCGTTACGTCACCGTGGATCTCCACCGCGCTGGTGGGATTCCCCAGGTGATGAAACTGCTGCTGGATGCCGGTCTGCTCCACGGAGATTGCCGCACGATCGAAGGCAAAACCCTCAGGGAACTGCTCGCGGATGTGCCCTCCACGCCGCGCGCGGATCAGGATGTGATTCGACCACTTTTCAATCCCCTCTACGCCAAAGGCCACCTGGCCATCCTCAAGGGCAACCTGGCCAGCGAAGGAGCTGTCGCCAAGATCAGTGGTGTGAAGAATCCGGTGATCACCGGTCCAGCCAGGGTGTTTGAAAGCGAAGAAACCTGCCTGGAAGCGATTCTCGACAACCAGATCCAAGCCGGTGATGTTGTGGTGGTGCGCAACGAAGGCCCCGTCGGCGGTCCAGGCATGCGCGAAATGCTCAGCCCCACCTCCGCGATCGTGGGTCAGGGGCTGCTCGACAAGGTTGCGCTGATCACCGACGGACGCTTTTCAGGCGGTTCTTATGGTCTTGTGATCGGCCATGTGGCTCCTGAAGCAGCCGTGGGTGGAACCATCGGCCTGATCAAGGAAGGAGACAGCATCACCGTGGATGCCAATCAACTGCTCCTGCAACTCAATGTAGACGACACGGAATTGACACGTCGACGTAACGCCTGGGTGCCGCCAACGCCGAAGTACCGGACGGGGATTCTGGGCAAATACGCGCGACTGGTCAGTTCCAGCAGCCAGGGCGCGGTCACCGATCAGCCCTGA
- a CDS encoding uracil phosphoribosyltransferase, translating into MAKTLRVVVPPHPLIAHWLTVLRHEGTPAALFRTAMEELGRWLSYEALRDWLPHRREVVKTPLASTEGTMIEANVPLLAIPHLPGGLHLWEGARQVLPNADLCLDGVPSGIEAQAGVVLLLDQINDGETVLSILNRLQQEQVDGRRLRVITTICASPGLKRIGEAFPDITIHTACIDADLDEQNQILPGIGDPLQRLGIRSTQAT; encoded by the coding sequence ATGGCCAAGACTCTTCGGGTGGTGGTTCCGCCCCACCCACTCATTGCCCACTGGCTGACGGTGCTGCGCCATGAGGGAACTCCGGCAGCTCTGTTTCGCACAGCCATGGAGGAGCTCGGCCGATGGCTGAGTTACGAAGCGCTTCGCGACTGGTTGCCGCACCGAAGGGAGGTGGTGAAGACACCTCTGGCGAGCACAGAAGGAACGATGATTGAGGCGAACGTTCCCCTGCTTGCAATCCCGCATCTCCCTGGAGGCCTGCATCTCTGGGAGGGTGCACGCCAGGTGCTTCCGAATGCTGATCTATGCCTCGATGGCGTGCCCTCCGGCATCGAGGCCCAAGCGGGTGTTGTGTTGCTTCTCGATCAGATCAATGATGGTGAAACTGTGCTCTCGATCCTGAATCGGTTGCAGCAAGAACAGGTGGATGGGCGTCGCTTGCGTGTGATCACCACGATTTGTGCAAGCCCGGGGTTGAAGCGCATTGGTGAGGCCTTCCCTGACATCACTATTCACACCGCCTGCATCGATGCTGATCTCGATGAACAGAATCAGATTCTTCCGGGAATCGGTGACCCCTTGCAAAGGCTGGGGATCAGATCAACGCAGGCCACCTAG
- a CDS encoding pentapeptide repeat-containing protein, translated as MPVSAFLRHSLRQLTTVLLAGLLVFSAVLVGGPSVEAITAPELRGQRAVQDISSNMHGRDLKEKEFLKADLREVDLGDADLRGAVINTSQLQGADLRGADLEDVVAFSSRFDGADLRDANFTNAMLMQSRFNDAQIDGTDFTNAVIDLPQLKALCGRASGVNSLSGVSTRESLGCR; from the coding sequence ATGCCTGTCTCCGCGTTTCTTCGCCATTCGCTGCGCCAACTGACCACGGTCTTGCTTGCCGGATTGCTGGTGTTCTCTGCCGTTCTTGTCGGTGGACCCTCAGTAGAGGCAATCACCGCCCCGGAGCTGCGCGGTCAGCGTGCGGTTCAGGACATCTCGTCCAACATGCACGGTCGGGATCTGAAGGAAAAGGAATTTCTCAAAGCCGACCTGCGCGAGGTTGACCTTGGGGATGCCGATCTCCGCGGGGCTGTGATCAATACCTCGCAACTCCAGGGGGCTGATCTTCGCGGTGCCGATCTTGAAGATGTGGTGGCTTTCTCCAGCCGCTTCGATGGGGCCGACCTGCGCGATGCGAACTTCACCAACGCGATGTTGATGCAGAGCCGTTTTAACGACGCTCAGATCGATGGAACCGATTTCACGAATGCCGTGATCGATCTTCCCCAGCTCAAAGCTCTCTGTGGACGCGCCAGCGGTGTGAACAGTCTCAGTGGTGTGAGCACCAGAGAATCACTGGGATGCCGTTGA
- the cobW gene encoding cobalamin biosynthesis protein CobW — MAKRLPVTVITGFLGAGKTTVLRHLLTQSGQRLAVMVNEFGTVGLDGDLIRSCGFCPEEEVEGRLVELNNGCLCCTVQDDFLPTMETLLERSDQLDGIVVETSGLALPRPLLQALEWPAIRRRVHVNGVVTVVDGEAMSGGSPVGDPEALERQRQEDQSLDHLTAIEDLFEDQLQAADLVLISRSDCLQPSQLETVLQAIEPRLRPGAGTLAVSRGQVDPALVLGLESLESSHRAEHADEAGHHDHSHHDHSHHDHSHHDHSHVEAISGQIRLEGPFDRITLEQLLPEFVRTHHVIRLKGRVWLPGKTLPLQIQMVGPRLDSWFEAAPDHAWTPAAGSGLELVVIGLEAGAAESLESRLLANR, encoded by the coding sequence ATGGCCAAGCGACTTCCCGTCACGGTGATCACCGGCTTCCTCGGCGCCGGCAAAACCACAGTTCTGCGGCACCTGCTCACCCAGAGCGGTCAACGACTTGCCGTGATGGTCAATGAGTTCGGAACCGTTGGCTTGGACGGAGATCTGATTCGCAGCTGTGGTTTCTGTCCAGAAGAGGAGGTGGAGGGCCGTCTTGTGGAACTCAATAACGGCTGCCTCTGCTGCACCGTTCAGGACGATTTCCTGCCAACGATGGAAACGCTTCTGGAACGATCCGATCAGCTTGATGGCATTGTCGTTGAAACCAGTGGCTTGGCTCTTCCCCGTCCCCTGCTCCAGGCTCTCGAGTGGCCTGCCATCCGCCGCCGTGTGCATGTGAACGGGGTCGTCACCGTGGTGGATGGTGAAGCCATGAGTGGAGGCAGTCCCGTGGGTGATCCTGAGGCGCTGGAACGTCAGCGGCAAGAGGATCAGAGCCTTGACCACCTCACTGCCATCGAGGATCTGTTCGAAGACCAGCTCCAAGCAGCAGATCTGGTGCTGATCAGCCGTTCCGATTGTCTGCAGCCTTCCCAACTGGAAACCGTTTTGCAGGCGATCGAGCCGCGGCTGCGTCCCGGTGCGGGCACCCTGGCCGTCAGTCGTGGACAGGTTGATCCGGCTCTGGTGCTAGGCCTTGAGTCCCTTGAATCGAGCCATCGCGCTGAGCACGCTGACGAAGCCGGGCATCACGACCACAGCCACCACGACCACAGCCACCACGACCACAGCCATCACGACCACAGCCATGTGGAGGCCATCAGTGGTCAGATCCGTCTGGAAGGACCCTTTGATCGCATAACGCTTGAGCAGCTCCTGCCGGAGTTTGTCCGCACCCATCATGTGATCCGCCTCAAGGGTCGTGTCTGGCTTCCAGGGAAGACCCTCCCTCTGCAGATCCAGATGGTGGGTCCCAGGTTGGACAGCTGGTTTGAGGCAGCTCCAGACCATGCCTGGACGCCTGCAGCAGGCTCCGGTCTTGAGCTCGTCGTGATCGGCCTCGAGGCGGGTGCGGCGGAGAGTCTGGAGTCCAGGCTTCTGGCGAATCGCTAG
- a CDS encoding MFS transporter — protein MGIALDLSDAPAPLMRRVLLAYGIGDAGTGMATAVVGFYLFVFYTAVAGLPAWLAGTVLMVVRVWDVFSDQMIGLLSDRTGGRWGPRLPWMISSAAPLGLSMTLMWWVPPFSDPWRFLWFVAVAAIFQSTYSGVNLPYSALATELTNDETLRTRLNAYRFTGSVLASLLGLLLGAALSHEGAPGYLRIGLASGLILVFGSVASAIGLAPAASRCQRPAATHQALIPQLRSLKANGLFLRVVAMYLLGWGALQLMQPVSIIYLSDALHLPHRWSTFLLIPFQISAMAGLWIWNRVAAQRSRLLALQAGGCGWIVFCIIAMVLPALPISGNALAAANRTQLLALLVTLVLLGLCAATAYLLPWAFLPEAVDAEPNHPAGLITAFMVQIQKLGSAVSVFLLGLILSWSGYEASLGEAQPERALVMIRMSMGLIPAVLVMLSLWVMRDWNRVRSRLLHR, from the coding sequence ATGGGCATTGCGCTGGATCTCTCCGATGCTCCCGCTCCGCTCATGCGCAGAGTGCTGCTTGCCTACGGCATTGGTGATGCCGGAACTGGCATGGCCACGGCCGTCGTGGGCTTCTATCTCTTCGTTTTTTACACGGCAGTCGCTGGGTTGCCCGCATGGCTGGCCGGAACGGTGCTCATGGTGGTTCGCGTCTGGGATGTGTTCAGTGATCAGATGATCGGTTTGCTCAGCGATCGCACTGGCGGACGCTGGGGCCCGCGTCTGCCGTGGATGATCTCCAGTGCGGCACCCCTGGGGCTGTCCATGACCCTGATGTGGTGGGTGCCACCGTTCAGTGATCCTTGGCGGTTTCTCTGGTTTGTAGCGGTAGCGGCGATCTTTCAGAGCACCTACTCCGGGGTGAACCTGCCCTACTCAGCCCTGGCTACGGAGCTGACCAATGATGAAACGCTGCGCACCCGCCTCAACGCTTACCGCTTCACGGGGTCCGTTCTGGCCAGCCTGCTTGGGCTTCTGCTTGGCGCAGCACTGAGCCATGAAGGTGCACCTGGATACCTGCGGATCGGTTTGGCCTCGGGCCTGATCCTGGTGTTCGGCAGTGTGGCCAGTGCGATTGGATTGGCGCCTGCTGCGAGTCGCTGCCAGCGACCCGCAGCGACGCATCAGGCTCTCATCCCTCAGCTGCGCAGCCTCAAAGCCAACGGACTGTTTCTGCGGGTGGTGGCGATGTACCTGCTGGGGTGGGGAGCCCTTCAACTGATGCAGCCTGTGTCGATCATCTACCTCTCGGATGCCCTGCATCTCCCCCATCGCTGGAGCACGTTCTTGCTGATCCCGTTTCAGATCAGCGCCATGGCAGGACTCTGGATCTGGAATCGGGTGGCCGCACAACGAAGCCGCTTGCTGGCGCTTCAGGCCGGTGGTTGTGGCTGGATCGTGTTCTGCATCATCGCGATGGTGCTGCCGGCGCTCCCCATCAGCGGAAACGCGCTGGCCGCTGCCAATCGAACCCAGCTTCTCGCCTTGCTGGTCACCCTCGTGCTGCTGGGTCTCTGCGCTGCCACGGCCTATTTGCTTCCTTGGGCCTTTCTGCCGGAGGCTGTAGATGCGGAGCCGAACCATCCCGCCGGTCTGATCACAGCCTTCATGGTTCAGATCCAGAAGCTTGGAAGTGCCGTTTCAGTGTTCCTGCTGGGCCTGATACTCAGCTGGAGTGGCTACGAAGCAAGCCTGGGAGAAGCCCAGCCTGAGCGAGCCCTGGTCATGATCCGCATGAGCATGGGGCTGATTCCCGCTGTTCTGGTGATGCTCTCGCTCTGGGTGATGCGCGATTGGAACAGGGTGCGGTCGCGCCTCTTGCATCGCTAG